ACGCCGCTGCAAGCAGGACGAATGGATCATGGCTGGTCTCCGACACGAAGAAGCCGTCGAATCCGGCAGATGCTGCCGATTCTGCGAGACGCGCCGTCTCGTGGACTCCGCCAGGGGGCGCATAGAAATCGACCTTCACGAACAACGATCGTACCCCCTCTCCCTCGGGAGACGCAGCCCTGCCAGTTTATGGTCGGATCCGGGTTGCACGTACCCACCTGATCCTCCTAGCCTTTCCCTGGGCCTGCGTTGGGTCCGTAGCGCTGAGAGGTTGGAGTTCTTTTTCTGATGCGTGTGCCACGTCTCGTGGCGGTCGTGTTGTGGATGATGGTGGCAACGCTGGCAGTAGCCGGCTTCGCCGCTTTCTCCCCACAGCAGGTGCCCGAGCCAATCACCACAACTACCACGACCCTGCCCGTCCGCGGAGCGGCGACGGGACAGGTGTTGGCGCGCGCCCTCGCCGCCGGGATGCGATTGACCTCTACAGAAGAGACGCCCACCGTGGATTCTCACGAGAATGATCTGCTGGACTCGCTCCGCGTGCAGCGGTACGTGCCCCCTCCACCATCGACGCCGACCACGACTCCACCCGTCGCAGCAACGCCACCGCCGGCACGCGCCGCCTCCGCCAAGGCCGAGACGTACATGTCGTCCGACGAGGTGCGGAGCATCATTGAATTGTTCTTCAAGCCACAAGACGTCGACATGGCCCTCACCCTCGCGAAGTGCGAATCGACGCTGAATCCAACTGCCGAGAACAAGTCCACTCATGCATCAGGCTTGTTTCAGCATCTCCCCCGCTACTGGGCCGAACGCAGCACGGCGGCCGGTTGGGGCGGAGCCGACATCTTCGACCCATACGCCAACGTCGCGGTTGCCGCATGGCTCAAGTACTACGCGGGGGGATGGTCCCACTGGACCTGTTACAAAGGGTGACCAGTTACGGTGGTCGCTAGCCAGTCACCAGCTACCGGCAAGCGTTCTCATCACGAGGAACATACGCGCGAGCTGATGGCTGGAAGCCGGCGGCTCTTCTGGGTCCCAGTATCAGGGACCCAGAACCGGGTAAGCTCTACAGCATGAAACGATTGATGAAAGTGACCGGTTTTCTCGCCGGTCTTGGGGCGGCGGTGTGGCTCATGAGGGACCGTCTGATCTCCCTCGCACTTCCTCGCGAGCCTGAACCCCCGACGTTTCGAGTCGATGCTGCCCCCGCGGCCGATGACCTCACTGTGATCAGTGGAGTGGGTGACGTCTTCGCATCGCGACTCCGGCAACACGGTATCACCACGTTGCAGGCACTTGCACAAGCCAACCCTGTCACGCTGGCGGAGCAACTCGACGCACCGCTATCACGCGTCGAAGGTTGGATCGCAGAGGCAGCGCAACGCTCAGCCGTAACCTGAGGAGTCCTTGCCTTTGCTCGTGAGAGCGGCAAACCTCTTGCTCACCCTGGCTGAAGGAGACGGTGTGGACTATGTCCTCGACAC
This genomic stretch from Gammaproteobacteria bacterium harbors:
- a CDS encoding transglycosylase SLT domain-containing protein, with translation MRVPRLVAVVLWMMVATLAVAGFAAFSPQQVPEPITTTTTTLPVRGAATGQVLARALAAGMRLTSTEETPTVDSHENDLLDSLRVQRYVPPPPSTPTTTPPVAATPPPARAASAKAETYMSSDEVRSIIELFFKPQDVDMALTLAKCESTLNPTAENKSTHASGLFQHLPRYWAERSTAAGWGGADIFDPYANVAVAAWLKYYAGGWSHWTCYKG